The following coding sequences are from one Myxococcales bacterium window:
- a CDS encoding SDR family oxidoreductase: MSARGYDLLCEKLVNEPRRWLVTGVAGFIGSALMERLLDLGQSVVGVDNFITGHQKNLDDVLSINPDQKYQFKFIEGDLCDPAVAKRAVRDVDIILHQAALGSVPRSIEEPLPSNANNVVAFLNLLEAARHAGITRIVYASSSSVYGDHEDLPKREETIGKCLSPYAATKRCDEIYADVFSSCYGLNLVGLRYFNVFGRRQDPNGAYAAVVPRWIDTLLAGKTCQVYGDGTASRDFCYIDNVVQANILAAIHHWDAPLHRVYNVGCNERTTVKELFEMIRDGLVRVDSDIAEAQLEYAPARPGDIPHSQASIDRITSELGYHPSHTVAEGMSETVAWFADARSSST; this comes from the coding sequence ATGAGCGCGCGTGGCTACGACTTACTCTGTGAGAAATTGGTCAACGAACCTCGGCGCTGGCTGGTGACCGGCGTCGCGGGCTTTATCGGCTCCGCGCTGATGGAGCGCTTGCTCGACCTTGGCCAGAGCGTCGTCGGCGTCGATAACTTCATCACAGGCCATCAAAAAAATCTCGACGACGTCCTCTCGATCAATCCCGATCAAAAATACCAGTTCAAATTCATCGAGGGTGATCTCTGTGATCCCGCGGTTGCCAAGCGGGCCGTGCGCGACGTCGACATCATCTTGCATCAGGCCGCGCTCGGTTCAGTGCCGAGGTCGATCGAAGAGCCCCTACCATCTAACGCCAACAACGTCGTGGCTTTTCTCAACCTGCTTGAGGCCGCGCGCCACGCGGGCATCACGCGCATCGTCTATGCCAGCTCAAGCTCGGTCTACGGCGATCACGAAGACTTGCCCAAGCGCGAGGAAACCATTGGCAAGTGCTTGTCGCCCTACGCCGCCACCAAGCGGTGCGATGAGATCTACGCCGACGTCTTTTCGTCGTGCTATGGCCTCAACCTCGTCGGCCTGCGCTACTTCAATGTCTTTGGTCGCCGCCAAGATCCAAACGGGGCCTACGCCGCCGTGGTGCCGCGGTGGATCGACACGCTGCTGGCGGGCAAGACCTGCCAAGTCTACGGCGACGGCACCGCCAGCCGCGATTTTTGCTACATCGACAATGTCGTGCAAGCGAACATCTTGGCCGCCATCCATCATTGGGATGCGCCTTTGCACCGCGTCTACAACGTTGGCTGCAACGAACGCACCACGGTCAAAGAACTCTTCGAAATGATCCGCGACGGCCTCGTGCGCGTTGATTCAGACATCGCCGAGGCGCAGCTCGAATACGCGCCCGCGCGGCCGGGCGATATCCCGCATTCGCAGGCGTCCATCGATCGCATCACGAGCGAACTTGGATACCACCCCAGCCATACCGTGGCCGAGGGCATGAGCGAAACCGTCGCGTGGTTTGCCGACGCCCGCTCCTCGAGCACTTAA
- a CDS encoding YXWGXW repeat-containing protein, producing the protein MLVGSTVVGHVSAQPGGRRSPPPPPPGGSPSPQSSQVPPAPTLVAPPQAATYPTTAPPAPQAERVRGAKRKGHIWVPGNWSWQNGRWTWTAGRWERVVPDQRFVEGRWENQNGQWVWIPGRWQQVLREPNVAPPPPKDPTPAQVLAGKVWFSGRWEWKNGEWSWNPGRWQDVKRGYRWVDGRWEQRGASWAWVDGRWEELPKEPNIAPPAPRDPAPTELRRGNKVWVAGKWEWKYGQWEWTPGRWERERRGSVWTEGRWEQRGNTWTWVPGTWTALPAEPNVAPPPPRDTRPARGARGQVWVAGKWEWKFGEWKWTPGRWQREQRGKQWRDGRWENQNGRWVWVPGAWEAAAPAPTPTLVPPPQPATHQQPHHQQPPQPQPAPQPQPPVVSGPTAPPPAPVAERPGTARPGYFWQPGRYVWQDGQYSWRAGSWQKSQASKTWTPGRWELRGSVYVWIDGSWN; encoded by the coding sequence TTGCTCGTCGGTTCGACCGTGGTTGGCCACGTCTCGGCGCAACCAGGAGGCCGGCGCTCGCCGCCACCTCCACCGCCCGGAGGGAGCCCGTCGCCGCAGTCGTCGCAGGTTCCGCCGGCGCCAACTTTGGTAGCTCCGCCACAGGCGGCAACGTATCCAACCACCGCGCCGCCGGCACCGCAGGCGGAACGAGTTCGCGGCGCCAAGCGCAAGGGGCACATTTGGGTCCCAGGCAATTGGTCGTGGCAAAACGGTCGGTGGACCTGGACCGCCGGTCGATGGGAGCGCGTCGTTCCAGATCAACGATTCGTCGAAGGACGTTGGGAAAACCAAAACGGCCAATGGGTGTGGATCCCGGGCCGTTGGCAGCAAGTGCTGCGCGAGCCAAACGTTGCGCCGCCTCCGCCAAAAGACCCAACGCCGGCGCAAGTACTCGCGGGCAAAGTGTGGTTTTCGGGTCGCTGGGAATGGAAAAATGGCGAGTGGTCGTGGAACCCCGGTCGGTGGCAAGATGTCAAACGCGGCTACCGGTGGGTCGACGGTCGCTGGGAGCAACGCGGCGCCTCGTGGGCGTGGGTCGATGGCCGTTGGGAAGAATTGCCCAAGGAACCAAACATAGCGCCGCCTGCGCCGCGTGATCCCGCGCCAACCGAGCTGCGTCGTGGCAACAAGGTGTGGGTCGCCGGTAAATGGGAATGGAAATATGGCCAGTGGGAATGGACGCCAGGCCGCTGGGAGCGCGAACGCCGCGGTTCCGTTTGGACAGAAGGCCGTTGGGAGCAACGCGGCAACACGTGGACGTGGGTGCCGGGCACCTGGACCGCCTTGCCCGCCGAGCCCAATGTAGCACCCCCGCCGCCGCGCGATACGCGCCCAGCGCGCGGTGCTCGCGGCCAGGTTTGGGTCGCCGGTAAATGGGAATGGAAGTTTGGCGAATGGAAATGGACGCCTGGTCGCTGGCAGCGCGAGCAACGCGGCAAGCAATGGCGTGATGGCCGTTGGGAAAACCAAAATGGCCGTTGGGTATGGGTTCCTGGTGCGTGGGAAGCCGCCGCTCCGGCGCCAACGCCGACGCTGGTGCCGCCGCCGCAACCGGCGACGCATCAGCAGCCGCATCATCAACAACCGCCGCAACCGCAGCCTGCGCCACAACCACAACCTCCAGTTGTCAGCGGTCCAACCGCGCCGCCACCAGCGCCCGTGGCCGAAAGACCAGGCACCGCGCGACCGGGCTATTTTTGGCAACCAGGGCGCTACGTTTGGCAAGACGGCCAATATTCGTGGCGCGCTGGCAGCTGGCAGAAATCGCAAGCTAGCAAGACATGGACGCCTGGCCGCTGGGAGCTGCGCGGCAGCGTCTACGTGTGGATCGACGGCAGCTGGAACTAG
- a CDS encoding outer membrane beta-barrel protein, giving the protein MHKFASCLLLFVPALAFAQPTPPPAPPAPPAPVVVNEEVVETHDGDDADNDDGDDDGDKHGRGLHAGEHRGRHHGKRMRRVTVIETNGDEAPSEIDILRHTRPAGFSIGIGVGWALAPMGNTQTDLTVLNTTSVRARFASGVQFEAMLRAAADSDKIDDGNDKSTDRQSEFALGAQLLVPVMRRPKTDLHAVGLAQLHTNKVNPDGDGNSTTMSGIGLGYGVEVQYWARKHVSLSMQASNLLLATDKTTTEQGNGLEIKVTESTYGIIWDPAVRLMFHLYF; this is encoded by the coding sequence ATGCACAAGTTCGCAAGTTGCCTCCTACTATTTGTCCCAGCCCTCGCGTTTGCGCAGCCCACGCCGCCTCCGGCTCCACCTGCTCCGCCCGCACCTGTGGTGGTGAATGAAGAAGTTGTCGAAACACACGACGGCGATGATGCTGACAACGATGACGGCGACGATGACGGCGACAAGCACGGCCGCGGTCTCCACGCTGGCGAACACCGTGGACGGCACCACGGCAAGCGCATGCGCCGCGTGACGGTCATCGAGACGAACGGCGACGAGGCGCCATCCGAAATTGACATACTCCGCCACACGCGTCCGGCGGGCTTCTCCATCGGTATTGGCGTCGGCTGGGCCCTGGCGCCGATGGGAAACACGCAAACCGACCTCACGGTGCTCAATACCACCAGCGTTCGCGCCAGGTTCGCCTCCGGCGTGCAGTTCGAGGCCATGCTGCGCGCCGCGGCCGACAGCGATAAAATCGACGATGGCAACGACAAGTCCACCGATCGCCAATCCGAATTCGCGCTCGGCGCACAGCTGCTCGTGCCGGTCATGAGACGCCCCAAGACCGACCTCCACGCGGTTGGCCTCGCGCAACTACACACCAACAAGGTCAATCCGGATGGCGACGGCAACTCGACCACAATGTCGGGCATTGGGCTTGGCTACGGCGTCGAGGTGCAGTACTGGGCACGTAAGCACGTCTCGCTTAGCATGCAGGCGAGCAATTTGTTGCTAGCCACCGACAAGACCACAACCGAGCAAGGCAATGGCCTCGAGATCAAGGTCACCGAGTCGACGTATGGCATTATTTGGGATCCCGCCGTGCGCCTGATGTTTCACCTCTATTTTTGA
- a CDS encoding acyl-CoA dehydrogenase yields MSQNVNFYKASLREFRFVLFEQFKLGELLSKAPYANWGKDEVTSVLDEAYAWCCKVLGPLNGAADKIGCKYENGKVTTPNGFTAAWKSLYEVGWRSIAVEEQFGGQAGPLTLSMAVEEMMCGANTSFNMYPALTTGAADTIAEFGTPDQQQRWAAKMHAGEYAGTMCLTEPQAGSDVGAATTTAIKQPDGSYKIKGNKIFISGGDQDLSGNIVHLVLARTPEAPAGTKGLSLFIVPKLRADGSSNDVICTGIEHKMGIKASSTASLSFGESDNCLGELVGTTEQKGMSQMFHMMNFARIGVGIQGLAVMSSAYLNALEYAKDRKQGSNMAHFKDANAPRAAIIEHPDVRRMLLDMKARVEGVRALAIKLTMHVDRKAAATDDAGRDYHQGQVDLLVPLVKAYGSDQAFQVCATAIQTYGGAGYLKDWPVEQYARDAKIFSIYEGTNHIQALDLVGRKLGQKGGANFQSFAKDVGAFIAANKGHATLGDGIAELAKALEAVTSSAMRFLGWSTGGKMEMVPLSANRFLEMMSELTVGWLLLDQAVIAEAAVASLAADAPDRAFYEGKRAAALYFAHNVLPTVAGKAALIAKEDRSPLTISDAAF; encoded by the coding sequence ATGTCGCAAAACGTCAACTTTTATAAGGCAAGCCTTCGCGAATTCCGCTTCGTGCTCTTTGAACAATTTAAGCTCGGCGAACTCCTCAGCAAGGCGCCGTATGCCAATTGGGGCAAGGACGAAGTCACCAGCGTGCTCGATGAAGCTTACGCGTGGTGTTGCAAGGTGCTCGGGCCGCTCAACGGCGCCGCCGACAAGATCGGTTGTAAATATGAAAACGGCAAGGTGACGACGCCAAACGGCTTCACCGCGGCGTGGAAATCGCTTTACGAGGTCGGCTGGCGCAGCATCGCGGTTGAAGAACAATTTGGTGGCCAAGCGGGCCCCCTTACCTTGTCGATGGCCGTCGAGGAAATGATGTGCGGCGCCAACACCTCGTTCAACATGTATCCCGCGCTCACCACCGGCGCCGCCGATACCATCGCCGAGTTTGGCACGCCCGATCAACAACAGCGCTGGGCAGCCAAGATGCACGCCGGCGAATATGCGGGCACCATGTGCCTGACCGAGCCCCAGGCCGGCTCCGACGTCGGCGCCGCGACGACGACCGCGATCAAGCAGCCCGACGGCAGCTATAAGATCAAGGGCAACAAGATCTTTATCTCGGGCGGCGATCAAGACCTTTCTGGCAACATCGTGCACCTCGTGCTCGCGCGCACCCCCGAGGCACCGGCCGGCACCAAGGGCCTTTCGCTCTTCATCGTGCCCAAGCTGCGCGCCGACGGAAGCAGCAACGACGTGATCTGTACCGGCATCGAGCACAAGATGGGCATCAAGGCGTCATCGACCGCCAGCCTCTCCTTTGGCGAGAGCGACAATTGCCTCGGTGAGCTCGTCGGCACCACGGAACAAAAGGGCATGAGCCAAATGTTCCACATGATGAACTTCGCCCGCATTGGGGTCGGCATCCAAGGCCTCGCCGTCATGAGCTCGGCCTACCTCAACGCGCTCGAATACGCCAAGGATCGCAAGCAGGGCTCGAATATGGCGCACTTCAAAGACGCCAACGCGCCCCGCGCCGCCATCATCGAGCATCCCGACGTTCGCCGCATGCTGCTCGACATGAAGGCGCGCGTCGAGGGCGTGCGAGCGTTAGCGATCAAGCTCACCATGCACGTCGATCGCAAGGCCGCCGCCACCGACGACGCGGGACGCGACTATCACCAAGGCCAGGTCGATTTGCTCGTGCCACTGGTGAAGGCCTATGGCTCAGATCAGGCGTTCCAGGTCTGCGCCACCGCGATCCAAACCTATGGCGGCGCCGGCTACCTTAAAGACTGGCCGGTCGAACAGTATGCGCGCGATGCCAAGATTTTTTCGATCTACGAGGGCACCAACCATATCCAAGCGCTCGACCTCGTCGGCCGCAAGCTGGGGCAAAAGGGTGGCGCCAACTTCCAGTCGTTCGCCAAAGATGTCGGCGCGTTTATTGCCGCCAACAAGGGCCATGCGACGCTCGGCGATGGCATCGCGGAATTGGCCAAGGCGCTCGAGGCCGTCACCAGCTCGGCGATGCGCTTTCTCGGCTGGTCGACCGGCGGCAAGATGGAGATGGTGCCGCTGTCGGCTAATCGCTTCCTAGAAATGATGTCGGAGCTGACGGTTGGCTGGCTCCTGCTCGACCAGGCCGTGATCGCCGAGGCCGCCGTGGCCTCGCTCGCCGCCGACGCGCCCGACCGCGCGTTCTACGAAGGCAAGCGCGCCGCCGCGCTGTACTTTGCGCACAACGTGCTGCCGACGGTGGCCGGCAAGGCCGCGCTCATCGCCAAAGAAGACCGCTCACCGCTCACCATCAGCGACGCGGCATTTTAG
- a CDS encoding cupin — MTAATTPSGRTEPVRIDKPWGYELLWAHTERYVGKILVIHAGHALSLQYHQRKEETLMVLSGEVSIEFFAESEPPSIEQFTRHQILHVPAGLRHRLTALTDAELAEVSTPELDDVVRITDRYGRGAAP; from the coding sequence ATGACCGCCGCCACAACACCGTCTGGTCGCACCGAGCCGGTGCGCATCGACAAGCCCTGGGGCTACGAATTGTTGTGGGCTCACACCGAGCGCTACGTCGGCAAGATTCTAGTTATTCACGCCGGCCATGCACTTTCGCTGCAGTATCATCAACGCAAAGAGGAGACGTTGATGGTGCTTTCCGGTGAGGTATCGATCGAATTCTTCGCCGAAAGCGAGCCGCCGAGCATTGAGCAGTTTACGCGGCACCAAATTCTCCACGTGCCCGCGGGCCTGCGCCACCGCCTGACCGCGCTGACCGACGCCGAGCTCGCCGAGGTTTCCACGCCAGAGCTCGACGATGTGGTGCGAATCACAGATAGATACGGCCGCGGCGCTGCACCCTGA